A single region of the Lusitaniella coriacea LEGE 07157 genome encodes:
- the hslO gene encoding Hsp33 family molecular chaperone HslO, giving the protein MADQLIRATAADGGIRAVGVITTRLAEEARMRHKLSYVATAALGRAMSSGLLLVSSMKREGSRVNIRIKGNGPLGGLLVDAGLDGTVRGYVDNPDIELPPTPQGKIDVGGAVGRDGYLYVVRDVGYGYPYSSTVEIVSGEVGEDIANYLVTSEQTPSALLVGVFVGAQGVTASGGILLQVMPKAARDEELVATLESRVSQLSGFTPLLQAGKTLPEIFNDLLGDMGLTILPEVQIVRFDCKCSFDRVLGALKMLGVDELQDMIEKDDGAEATCHFCGEVYQADRQHLAQLIEDLQAESV; this is encoded by the coding sequence ATGGCAGATCAACTCATTCGTGCCACCGCAGCCGATGGAGGAATTCGAGCAGTTGGAGTCATCACCACCCGACTCGCCGAAGAAGCCCGAATGCGTCACAAACTGTCCTACGTTGCAACCGCAGCCCTAGGACGCGCCATGTCCTCTGGCTTACTCCTCGTTTCCAGCATGAAGCGAGAAGGATCGAGAGTTAACATCCGCATCAAAGGCAACGGGCCCCTCGGCGGACTCTTAGTCGATGCTGGATTAGACGGAACAGTACGCGGCTACGTTGATAACCCAGACATCGAACTTCCCCCTACCCCCCAAGGAAAAATTGATGTTGGCGGTGCAGTCGGTCGCGACGGCTACCTTTATGTCGTGCGGGATGTGGGCTATGGCTACCCCTACTCCAGTACCGTTGAGATCGTTTCCGGCGAAGTTGGAGAAGACATCGCCAACTACCTCGTCACCTCCGAACAAACCCCCTCCGCCCTTTTAGTGGGAGTATTCGTTGGGGCGCAAGGCGTGACTGCATCCGGAGGCATCCTTCTCCAAGTTATGCCGAAAGCCGCCCGTGACGAAGAATTAGTCGCAACCCTAGAATCCCGCGTCTCTCAACTCTCCGGCTTCACCCCCCTCTTGCAAGCAGGCAAAACTCTCCCCGAAATCTTTAACGATCTTTTAGGAGATATGGGTTTAACCATTCTTCCGGAAGTTCAAATAGTTCGCTTTGACTGCAAATGCTCCTTTGACCGCGTTCTAGGGGCATTAAAAATGCTTGGCGTTGACGAACTCCAAGACATGATCGAAAAAGACGATGGTGCAGAAGCAACCTGCCATTTTTGTGGAGAAGTCTATCAAGCCGACCGCCAGCATCTCGCACAACTAATCGAAGACCTGCAAGCAGAATCCGTCTAA